From the genome of Ornithobacterium rhinotracheale, one region includes:
- a CDS encoding S9 family peptidase, protein MKRIFVTALFSLFSLTMAQKQQLTPETLWQLGRVKSISLTPDNQNLIYQVSTPNMAENKIPTEYFSLNLKDKTSHKVSKEFAKSFDKKISPNGEFELFTKEVLVEKIEAKDIYPDLSKSSGYLFNDLQHRHWDTWNNGHFTHLFIRNLKTGEEIELLKDEPYNIVEFTWNTDGTKAVYVCKKLYGKAYMTSTNTDVYAYDLKSQKTENLTKGMMGYDTQPAFNKQGVMAWTSMATDGYEADKNDIFILAKGKKINLTKDWDGTVNSFIWNKKGDKIYFVAPTPGEEQVFEISDLYKKPKVTQLSKGMHNITHIVGEVGNQLIVEKTDINHAAEVFSFDLKSKKLSPLTQVNDAFYSQVTPSKVEQRWIKTTDNKQMLVNVIFPPNFDKNKKYPTLLYCQGGPQSPVNQFYSFRWNFALMAAEGYIVVAPNRRGLPGFGVKWNEDISGDWGGQAMRDYLSAIDALAQEPYVDNDRLGAVGASYGGYSIYYLAGIHKKRFKSFIAHCGVFDLRSMYGETEELFFVNHDVGGPYWEGHKSYVAFNPIEHVKDWDTPILIIHNDKDYRVPISQGLQAYTAARLMNIKSELLFFPDENHWVTQPQNGLFWQRTFFKWLKDTL, encoded by the coding sequence ATGAAACGAATATTTGTAACTGCATTATTTAGCCTATTTTCTTTAACCATGGCTCAAAAACAACAACTTACGCCAGAAACACTCTGGCAACTCGGGCGTGTAAAAAGCATTAGCCTCACTCCTGACAATCAAAACCTTATTTATCAAGTGAGTACGCCAAACATGGCAGAAAACAAAATCCCAACGGAATATTTTAGCCTTAATTTAAAGGATAAAACATCGCACAAGGTTTCGAAAGAATTTGCGAAAAGTTTTGACAAAAAAATCTCGCCAAATGGCGAATTTGAACTTTTCACCAAAGAAGTTTTGGTCGAAAAAATTGAAGCCAAAGACATTTATCCTGATTTAAGTAAATCTTCGGGATATTTGTTCAACGATTTGCAACATCGCCACTGGGACACTTGGAACAATGGGCATTTCACACATTTATTTATCCGAAATCTAAAAACAGGCGAAGAAATAGAATTGCTCAAAGATGAGCCTTACAACATCGTAGAATTTACTTGGAACACAGACGGAACCAAAGCCGTATATGTGTGCAAAAAATTATATGGAAAGGCTTACATGACTTCTACCAATACTGATGTATATGCCTATGATTTAAAAAGCCAAAAAACCGAGAATTTAACAAAAGGCATGATGGGCTATGACACGCAGCCTGCTTTCAATAAGCAAGGCGTGATGGCATGGACAAGCATGGCAACCGATGGCTACGAAGCCGATAAAAACGATATTTTTATCTTGGCAAAAGGTAAAAAAATCAATTTGACCAAAGATTGGGACGGCACAGTAAATAGCTTTATTTGGAACAAAAAAGGCGATAAAATCTACTTTGTAGCACCTACGCCGGGCGAAGAGCAAGTTTTTGAAATCAGCGATTTGTATAAAAAGCCAAAAGTGACTCAGCTTTCAAAAGGAATGCACAACATTACGCACATTGTGGGCGAAGTGGGCAACCAATTGATTGTAGAAAAAACCGACATCAATCATGCCGCAGAAGTCTTTAGCTTTGATTTAAAATCAAAAAAATTAAGTCCACTCACACAGGTGAATGATGCTTTTTATAGCCAAGTTACACCTTCTAAAGTAGAACAAAGATGGATCAAGACCACGGACAACAAGCAAATGCTTGTAAATGTGATTTTCCCACCGAATTTTGATAAAAACAAAAAATACCCAACCTTACTTTATTGCCAAGGAGGCCCACAATCTCCTGTAAATCAATTTTATAGTTTCCGTTGGAATTTTGCTCTTATGGCTGCAGAAGGCTACATCGTTGTGGCTCCAAACCGCCGAGGGCTCCCAGGTTTTGGAGTAAAATGGAACGAAGATATCAGTGGCGACTGGGGCGGACAAGCGATGCGTGACTATCTTTCGGCGATTGATGCGCTTGCCCAAGAGCCTTATGTAGACAATGACCGATTGGGTGCTGTGGGCGCAAGCTATGGTGGATATTCTATTTACTATTTGGCGGGCATTCACAAAAAGCGTTTTAAATCATTTATCGCACATTGTGGTGTGTTTGATTTGCGCAGTATGTATGGCGAAACCGAAGAGCTTTTCTTTGTGAATCATGATGTAGGCGGCCCATACTGGGAAGGGCATAAATCTTATGTTGCCTTCAACCCAATTGAGCATGTAAAAGATTGGGATACTCCGATTTTAATCATTCATAATGATAAGGATTACCGCGTGCCAATCAGCCAAGGCTTGCAAGCTTATACGGCTGCACGATTGATGAACATTAAATCTGAATTATTGTTCTTCCCAGATGAAAACCACTGGGTAACACAACCACAAAACGGATTGTTCTGGCAACGCACTTTCTTTAAATGGCTCAAAGATACTTTGTAA
- a CDS encoding glycerophosphodiester phosphodiesterase family protein produces the protein MKNKTFLLLSLLLWLIWSCNPSKQKEEIATEPVTSTSDYFHSDQVLISAHRGGSGLKNYPENCLETMQYLRDHGVNLFEIDITESSDHQLLLMHDDHFERTTTGTGSLEGKTAAELRQVNLVDDFGNETTYKMPFLKDVLAWGEKEHAYFMIDFKKGVSYQKVIKEIRDADMQDQVALISYSVAQAEKLHKLAPEMMISVSARNQQELDWILATNIPHDKMVAFTGTKLSSPQLYKNLEKLGIPVNLGTLGNLDKRAEARGDDLYKKWHKEGVNIFSTDRPLEVYHVFH, from the coding sequence ATGAAAAATAAAACATTTCTGTTATTAAGCCTTTTATTATGGTTGATTTGGTCGTGCAACCCTTCGAAGCAAAAAGAAGAAATAGCCACAGAACCAGTTACTTCTACTAGCGATTATTTTCATAGCGACCAAGTTTTAATTTCTGCGCACCGAGGTGGTAGCGGATTGAAAAATTATCCCGAAAACTGCTTAGAAACCATGCAGTATTTAAGAGACCATGGCGTAAATCTTTTTGAAATAGATATCACAGAATCCTCAGACCATCAATTGCTTTTGATGCACGATGACCATTTTGAGCGCACCACCACAGGAACGGGCTCACTCGAGGGGAAAACAGCAGCAGAATTGCGCCAAGTGAATTTGGTAGACGATTTTGGCAATGAGACAACTTATAAAATGCCATTTTTAAAAGATGTACTTGCTTGGGGGGAAAAGGAGCACGCTTATTTTATGATAGATTTTAAAAAAGGCGTCTCATACCAAAAAGTGATCAAGGAAATTCGTGATGCCGATATGCAAGACCAAGTGGCACTGATCTCATATAGCGTGGCACAAGCCGAAAAATTACACAAATTGGCGCCAGAAATGATGATTTCGGTTTCTGCACGAAACCAGCAGGAGCTTGATTGGATTTTGGCAACCAATATTCCGCATGATAAAATGGTGGCGTTTACAGGGACCAAACTTTCATCGCCACAATTATATAAAAATCTTGAAAAATTAGGAATTCCTGTGAATTTGGGAACTCTAGGAAACTTAGATAAAAGGGCCGAAGCCAGAGGCGATGATTTATACAAAAAATGGCACAAAGAGGGCGTGAATATCTTCTCAACCGATCGTCCGCTCGAGGTATATCATGTCTTTCACTAA
- the lptB gene encoding LPS export ABC transporter ATP-binding protein: MILRGEHLIKSYGKKNVVKDVSLEVKQGEIIGLLGPNGAGKTTTFYMIVGLIKPTEGKVFLDKDDITKNAMYRRAQKGIGYLAQEASVFRKLTVEDNIMGVLQMVNGLSSKERKQKCDELIEEFGLEHVRKNRGDLLSGGERRRCEIARALAVNPKFILLDEPFAGVDPIAVEDIQKIVRSLVKKDIGILITDHNVQQTLAITDKTYIMFEGRILKEGSPEELADDPDVRRVYLGENFRFEKI; this comes from the coding sequence ATGATTTTACGAGGCGAACATTTAATCAAAAGTTACGGAAAGAAAAATGTGGTAAAAGATGTTTCTCTTGAAGTAAAACAAGGCGAAATCATCGGACTTCTGGGTCCTAATGGCGCTGGCAAAACTACAACTTTCTACATGATTGTAGGGCTGATAAAACCTACCGAGGGTAAGGTTTTTCTAGACAAAGATGATATTACCAAAAACGCCATGTACCGCCGTGCGCAAAAGGGAATTGGCTACTTGGCGCAGGAAGCTTCCGTTTTTAGAAAACTTACGGTGGAAGACAACATCATGGGTGTTTTGCAAATGGTAAACGGACTTTCTAGCAAGGAGCGCAAACAAAAATGTGACGAACTCATCGAAGAGTTTGGGCTGGAGCATGTGCGCAAAAACCGCGGAGATTTGCTTTCTGGTGGGGAGCGTCGCCGTTGCGAAATTGCGCGTGCCTTGGCCGTAAATCCAAAATTTATTTTGCTCGATGAGCCGTTTGCAGGAGTAGACCCTATTGCGGTAGAAGACATTCAGAAAATCGTTCGCTCGCTCGTAAAAAAAGATATAGGAATCCTCATTACCGACCACAATGTGCAACAAACGCTCGCCATTACCGACAAGACTTACATCATGTTTGAGGGGCGTATCCTAAAAGAAGGCTCTCCCGAAGAGCTTGCCGATGATCCAGATGTGCGCCGCGTGTACCTTGGAGAAAACTTTAGATTCGAAAAAATTTAA
- a CDS encoding GNAT family N-acetyltransferase, with amino-acid sequence MRRVLFIPAETTYLLRNEILRPGLPIESVHFNGDLVAGTFHLGVFVDGTLACVGSFMLSEFNGMPAYQLRGMATHEKFQQQGLGRLLLEKAEKIVFANDIKSIWCNAREIAVPFYTKLGYHTHGDFFMIEGVGNHVVMAKDL; translated from the coding sequence ATGAGGAGAGTACTTTTTATCCCAGCCGAAACCACCTATCTCTTGCGAAACGAGATTTTACGCCCTGGTTTGCCCATAGAATCTGTGCATTTTAACGGTGATTTGGTAGCAGGTACATTTCATTTAGGCGTGTTTGTAGATGGCACACTTGCCTGCGTGGGAAGTTTTATGCTCTCTGAGTTTAACGGAATGCCTGCTTACCAATTACGCGGCATGGCAACACACGAAAAGTTTCAGCAACAAGGGCTTGGGCGTTTACTCTTGGAAAAAGCCGAAAAAATCGTTTTTGCCAATGATATTAAATCTATTTGGTGCAATGCGCGTGAAATTGCCGTCCCTTTTTATACTAAATTAGGCTACCACACACACGGCGATTTTTTTATGATTGAAGGCGTAGGCAATCATGTGGTAATGGCTAAAGATTTATAA
- a CDS encoding DUF6909 family protein, giving the protein MVTNSPLARKSTEAIERLYITMRHLFYRGSFRVSGNSGNALRDLLLRLNPEIYGSISDPNKVELDGLNYVLDRLPQGIEECVYINLTAAEGYNDATFEVIVPAKRRRNCYRIDEEQMNIEVSRGRSEIYDVLTHLTFFYHEADKIRDKAIGINLKKPNRLWQKLEEFIFSQEPVTDKARAVALMHLSDILGRTYEEVHRAHESFSMPNKPDRLFHVVYWMGRLSQLDALGEIHREIAFTATLISQIGHHATGEKWANQIKKVLYDNNLIHRPLHIISSNMHSVMNMLFAHHALGETYVEEEKFSVYEKLSSKHHKALRQKVNEYATKAGMLKIEDTSGANINVQIIDLQKLDLKETAFSEFKSKDAVLLVMDYAFGEQAFEVMDELLKPYKAHETRTHMKVESISIMGKAGILEGQKGDIIVPTSHVFEGTADNYPFHNELTFSDFCNEELGVYQGMMITVLGTSLQNKDLLHFFRDTSWGCVGLEMEGAHYHKAIQIASKIRGHIQPDIKVRYAYYASDNPLETGSTLASGGLGLTGVRPTYLITKKIIEQILKD; this is encoded by the coding sequence ATGGTAACAAATTCACCTTTAGCTAGAAAATCTACCGAAGCCATTGAGCGTTTATACATCACCATGCGCCATTTGTTTTATCGAGGCTCGTTCAGAGTGAGTGGCAACTCTGGAAACGCCTTGCGCGATTTGTTACTCCGATTAAACCCCGAAATTTATGGCTCTATCTCGGATCCCAACAAAGTAGAACTCGATGGGCTGAACTATGTGCTAGATCGTTTGCCACAAGGTATTGAGGAGTGTGTATACATCAACCTCACTGCGGCAGAAGGATATAACGATGCTACTTTTGAGGTAATTGTCCCAGCCAAGCGTCGCCGTAATTGCTACCGAATCGATGAGGAGCAAATGAACATTGAGGTTTCTCGCGGACGAAGCGAGATTTATGATGTGCTCACGCATCTCACTTTCTTTTATCACGAGGCGGATAAGATTAGAGACAAAGCCATAGGCATAAATCTTAAAAAACCTAACCGCCTGTGGCAGAAGTTGGAGGAATTTATCTTTAGCCAAGAGCCCGTGACCGATAAAGCACGAGCTGTGGCTTTGATGCATCTTTCCGATATTTTGGGGCGCACCTACGAGGAAGTGCACCGAGCACATGAATCCTTTTCTATGCCCAATAAGCCAGACAGATTGTTCCATGTGGTGTATTGGATGGGGAGATTAAGCCAATTAGATGCCTTGGGCGAAATTCACCGAGAAATCGCATTTACAGCCACTCTGATTTCCCAAATTGGTCATCATGCAACAGGCGAAAAGTGGGCAAACCAGATTAAAAAAGTATTATACGACAATAATTTAATTCACAGACCACTGCATATCATCAGCTCCAATATGCACAGCGTGATGAATATGCTTTTTGCACACCATGCTTTGGGCGAAACTTATGTAGAAGAAGAAAAATTTAGCGTGTACGAAAAACTTTCAAGCAAGCACCACAAAGCCTTGCGTCAAAAAGTAAACGAATATGCTACCAAAGCAGGAATGCTAAAAATCGAAGACACTTCGGGGGCAAATATTAATGTTCAAATCATTGATTTACAGAAATTAGATTTAAAAGAAACCGCTTTTTCTGAGTTTAAATCAAAAGATGCCGTGCTACTTGTCATGGATTATGCCTTTGGGGAGCAAGCCTTTGAAGTAATGGACGAGTTGCTGAAACCATACAAAGCACACGAAACCCGCACGCACATGAAGGTGGAAAGTATTTCAATCATGGGAAAAGCTGGAATTCTAGAAGGGCAGAAAGGGGATATCATTGTGCCGACTTCGCATGTATTTGAGGGAACAGCCGATAATTATCCTTTCCATAATGAATTGACTTTCTCAGACTTCTGTAACGAAGAGCTGGGCGTGTACCAAGGAATGATGATTACCGTGCTTGGTACATCTCTGCAAAACAAGGATTTGCTACATTTCTTCCGAGACACCTCTTGGGGTTGTGTAGGGCTTGAGATGGAAGGGGCACATTACCACAAAGCCATTCAAATTGCGAGCAAAATTCGGGGGCACATTCAGCCAGATATCAAGGTGCGTTACGCTTATTATGCGTCGGATAACCCACTGGAAACAGGAAGTACTTTGGCTTCGGGCGGGCTCGGGCTCACAGGTGTGCGACCTACTTATTTGATTACCAAAAAAATCATCGAGCAGATTTTAAAAGATTAA
- a CDS encoding arsenate reductase family protein: MKRIYYLSTCDTCKKILQSIDTQGFELLDIKQNPLREKQLDELYAMTGSYEKLFSKRARLYKSLGLKDKNLSESDFKKYLLQDYTFLQRPVLVDGDYISVGSSPKTKKELQEKYPI, translated from the coding sequence ATGAAAAGAATTTACTACCTCAGTACTTGCGACACTTGCAAAAAAATATTGCAAAGCATCGATACACAAGGATTTGAATTATTGGATATTAAACAAAACCCACTGAGAGAAAAGCAACTCGATGAATTGTATGCGATGACGGGGAGCTATGAAAAATTGTTTTCTAAACGCGCCCGATTGTACAAAAGTTTAGGGCTAAAAGATAAAAATCTATCAGAATCCGATTTTAAAAAATATTTGCTCCAAGATTATACCTTTTTGCAGCGTCCCGTGCTTGTAGATGGCGACTACATTTCGGTGGGGAGCAGCCCTAAAACCAAAAAGGAATTACAAGAAAAATATCCGATTTAG
- the bshC gene encoding bacillithiol biosynthesis cysteine-adding enzyme BshC — protein MKNIDLKDTSVSTIIKDYLSQKDLLKFAYHRFPSFENYVAQAEEKAQNYTHRKVLFAELQKQHEGLNLSPKQKENLALLAQENTLTVTTGHQLNIATGPLYFLYKIMHVVKLSDELNQRQQKWNFVPIYWMATEDHDWDEIDHFNLFNQKYTCHKEQLGGAVGRLDTSGMDAVISELEEKLPKNRFSEEVIAMLEKAYASGRTLAEATRMLVQELLGEYGILILDADSHKLKKIMIPYFEQELLENPSQALVQATNEKLSEYKNQAYAREINLFYLSKNKRERIEREGEEFVLVDSQQKFSQDEFLQILHKTPEKFSPNVILRPMYQEVILPNVSYIGGGGEIAYWLQLKAVFAHYGVIFPILVVRNSALVLPENLARKAENLGLNEHNMFEPMHEFTRHLVEENSDLIEELEALKNVLKSNFEKAHALAQKTDVSFAQMLKAQEAKQIKGYEKMRKRLLKAERIKMNDKVQRIEQLFNFMFPNGTWQERRINFIQFYVEQGQEFIQEIYKGLLPLENKFIILNIKGIQQK, from the coding sequence ATGAAAAATATAGATTTAAAAGATACCAGCGTTTCGACAATTATCAAAGATTATCTGAGTCAAAAAGATTTGCTGAAATTTGCTTATCATCGTTTTCCAAGTTTTGAAAACTATGTAGCCCAAGCCGAGGAAAAGGCACAAAACTACACGCACCGCAAAGTGCTCTTTGCCGAGCTCCAAAAGCAACACGAAGGGCTAAATTTAAGCCCAAAACAAAAAGAAAATTTAGCCCTTTTAGCCCAAGAAAATACACTTACGGTAACTACGGGGCACCAGCTAAACATAGCCACGGGACCGCTATACTTTTTATATAAAATCATGCATGTGGTTAAGCTGAGCGATGAGCTTAATCAAAGACAACAAAAATGGAATTTTGTGCCCATTTATTGGATGGCGACCGAAGACCACGATTGGGACGAAATCGACCATTTTAATCTTTTTAACCAAAAATATACTTGCCATAAGGAGCAATTGGGCGGAGCCGTTGGGAGATTGGACACTTCGGGAATGGATGCGGTGATTTCAGAATTAGAAGAAAAATTACCCAAAAATCGATTTTCTGAAGAAGTGATTGCGATGTTGGAAAAAGCCTATGCCTCAGGGCGTACTCTGGCAGAGGCAACGCGCATGCTCGTGCAAGAACTTTTGGGCGAATATGGGATTTTGATTCTAGACGCCGATTCGCACAAATTAAAAAAAATAATGATTCCATATTTTGAGCAAGAATTACTCGAAAACCCAAGCCAAGCCCTTGTGCAAGCTACCAACGAAAAGTTAAGCGAGTATAAAAATCAAGCCTATGCACGAGAAATCAATCTGTTTTATTTAAGTAAAAATAAAAGAGAACGCATTGAGCGTGAGGGAGAAGAATTTGTTTTGGTGGATTCGCAACAGAAATTTAGCCAAGATGAATTTTTACAGATTCTGCACAAAACGCCAGAAAAATTCAGTCCAAATGTGATTTTGCGCCCGATGTATCAAGAAGTGATTTTGCCAAATGTTTCCTACATCGGAGGCGGTGGAGAAATTGCGTATTGGCTACAATTAAAAGCGGTTTTTGCACACTATGGCGTGATTTTCCCGATTTTGGTCGTGAGAAATTCGGCATTGGTTTTGCCTGAAAATTTAGCCAGAAAAGCGGAGAATTTAGGATTAAACGAGCATAATATGTTTGAGCCGATGCACGAGTTTACAAGGCATTTGGTGGAAGAAAATTCAGATTTAATAGAGGAATTAGAAGCTTTAAAAAATGTGCTAAAATCGAATTTTGAAAAAGCCCATGCTTTGGCTCAAAAAACTGATGTAAGCTTTGCTCAAATGCTTAAAGCACAGGAGGCTAAACAAATTAAAGGCTACGAAAAAATGCGCAAGCGTTTGCTCAAAGCCGAAAGAATTAAAATGAATGATAAGGTGCAACGCATCGAGCAATTGTTCAATTTTATGTTCCCGAATGGAACTTGGCAAGAGCGTCGCATCAATTTTATTCAATTTTATGTGGAGCAGGGGCAGGAGTTTATCCAAGAAATTTACAAAGGTTTGCTCCCGCTGGAGAATAAATTTATAATATTAAACATCAAAGGCATACAACAAAAATAA
- a CDS encoding DUF3109 family protein: protein MIQIDDTVISTDVLKKEFVCNLKSCKGICCVEGDSGAPLEEEELPILDEIYEKVKPYMRAEGIQAIEEQGKYVKDFDDDWVTPLVNNAECAYVIFENGGTRCAIEKAHSEGAIGYKKPISCHLYPIRVNKYKSFSAVNYHAWNICKDACVLGKELGVTVAEFAKEALIRKFGEAWYKQLMIAQKELQNNKLF from the coding sequence ATGATTCAGATAGACGATACCGTAATCAGTACCGATGTACTAAAAAAAGAATTTGTTTGTAATCTAAAATCCTGTAAAGGAATCTGTTGCGTGGAAGGCGATAGCGGAGCTCCGCTAGAGGAGGAGGAGTTGCCCATATTAGATGAAATCTACGAAAAAGTAAAACCTTATATGCGAGCCGAGGGCATTCAAGCCATTGAGGAACAAGGCAAGTATGTCAAAGATTTTGACGATGATTGGGTAACGCCACTCGTAAACAATGCCGAGTGTGCCTATGTGATTTTTGAAAATGGAGGCACGCGTTGTGCCATAGAAAAAGCACATTCCGAGGGTGCCATTGGCTACAAAAAACCGATTTCGTGCCATTTATACCCCATTCGAGTCAATAAATACAAAAGCTTCAGTGCAGTGAACTATCACGCTTGGAACATTTGCAAAGACGCGTGTGTGTTGGGCAAAGAGCTAGGCGTTACGGTAGCCGAATTTGCCAAAGAAGCCTTAATCAGAAAATTTGGCGAAGCTTGGTACAAGCAGCTTATGATTGCACAAAAAGAATTACAAAACAATAAATTATTTTAA
- a CDS encoding LysM peptidoglycan-binding domain-containing protein — MKKFFVSLSLAFMSLAFAQEMKHSVQPKETIYGISKKYGVTQQQLKNANPFLNSRGLQVGDVLVIPSKNNAKTGALEVQEAVPAQDSEDENFYYIVIKPKESVYRLAKKYKVSQEIINSLNPSIKERGLQVGDVVRVPKKDSPSVTSSKPTVEGLYHVKAGDTVYSIAQANGVSEADIYAANKKVQVEGLRAGSYIRIPDTHTANKVTIEKNWFKYKVGKNETVFSILAKYDITLEELLENNPDLKDLQPGMVILVPVQKGANIKTYAEVSNQKESVKSVQSEKDGEINLALMLPFYLNAPEHYTGERKVAQDFYKGARVALDELIKSGKKINIKIVDAQNDPAILSSFYNSPEIDKYDAIIGPFYQDMLEFTAQRLEKKGIPVFSPVVSSDRLSAYSNMYMVTPRDEHAAGILVAEIVKKYRGEKIKILTTKEEQKIADYLSAELADNLKKANIEIVYSPDNLVLVEEKKNDGSVSGVIKFQPEIAILASENNWLGNQFVKTITSQSPEDITGFSLYFVPALDVFDASNARNVEALKKIGFTYTSSRMINSYGANEKRILQAFEDKYCEKPTKYMAIGYDVVYDVVDRMDENGKIIDAKRSETRLSSKFGYDKVENGKAKINKEIRVIRLN; from the coding sequence ATGAAGAAATTCTTTGTCAGTCTGTCGTTAGCATTTATGTCTTTGGCATTTGCCCAAGAAATGAAACACAGCGTGCAACCCAAAGAAACCATTTATGGAATTAGTAAAAAATATGGAGTTACACAGCAGCAATTGAAGAATGCCAATCCTTTTCTAAACAGTAGAGGTTTGCAAGTGGGCGATGTGCTAGTAATTCCTTCTAAAAATAATGCCAAAACGGGTGCTTTAGAAGTGCAAGAGGCAGTACCTGCACAAGATTCAGAGGACGAAAACTTTTACTACATAGTCATAAAACCTAAGGAAAGTGTCTATCGTTTGGCTAAAAAATATAAAGTTTCGCAAGAAATCATTAATAGCTTAAACCCTTCTATAAAAGAAAGAGGGCTGCAAGTGGGCGATGTGGTGAGAGTGCCTAAAAAAGATTCGCCGAGTGTTACTAGCTCAAAACCTACGGTGGAGGGGCTCTATCATGTAAAAGCGGGAGACACCGTGTATAGCATTGCACAAGCCAATGGCGTGAGCGAGGCAGATATCTATGCGGCAAATAAAAAAGTGCAAGTAGAAGGTTTGCGAGCAGGAAGCTATATAAGGATTCCAGATACTCACACAGCAAATAAAGTGACCATTGAAAAGAATTGGTTTAAATATAAAGTAGGCAAGAACGAAACAGTATTTTCTATTTTAGCTAAATACGATATTACGCTAGAAGAGCTATTGGAAAACAATCCAGATTTAAAAGATTTGCAGCCAGGAATGGTGATTTTGGTACCAGTGCAGAAAGGTGCAAATATCAAAACTTATGCAGAGGTGAGCAATCAAAAAGAAAGCGTGAAATCTGTGCAATCGGAAAAAGATGGAGAGATTAATTTGGCTTTGATGTTACCATTTTACTTAAATGCTCCTGAACATTATACAGGAGAGCGTAAAGTGGCTCAGGATTTTTATAAAGGAGCAAGAGTAGCGTTAGATGAATTGATTAAAAGTGGGAAAAAAATCAATATTAAAATAGTAGATGCTCAGAACGATCCTGCGATTTTAAGTTCATTTTACAATTCGCCAGAGATAGACAAGTATGACGCCATTATAGGGCCTTTTTATCAAGACATGTTGGAGTTTACAGCTCAGCGATTGGAGAAAAAAGGAATTCCTGTTTTTTCGCCAGTGGTGAGTTCGGATAGATTAAGTGCCTATAGCAATATGTATATGGTGACACCGAGAGATGAGCACGCTGCAGGTATATTGGTGGCAGAAATAGTGAAGAAATACCGAGGAGAGAAAATAAAGATTTTAACCACCAAAGAAGAACAAAAAATAGCCGATTATCTGAGTGCAGAACTAGCCGATAATTTAAAGAAAGCAAATATAGAAATTGTTTATAGCCCAGATAATTTGGTGCTAGTAGAAGAAAAGAAAAACGATGGAAGTGTTTCAGGAGTAATTAAATTTCAGCCAGAAATTGCCATATTGGCATCAGAAAATAATTGGCTAGGAAATCAGTTTGTGAAAACAATCACCAGCCAATCGCCAGAAGACATTACAGGATTTAGTTTATATTTTGTGCCAGCTTTAGATGTTTTTGATGCTAGCAATGCCAGAAATGTAGAAGCACTCAAGAAAATAGGATTTACTTACACCTCTTCTCGCATGATTAATAGCTATGGAGCTAATGAGAAAAGAATATTGCAAGCTTTTGAAGATAAATATTGTGAGAAACCCACCAAATACATGGCGATAGGATATGATGTAGTGTATGATGTGGTGGATCGCATGGATGAAAACGGTAAAATAATAGATGCTAAACGATCAGAAACTCGATTGTCGTCCAAATTTGGCTATGATAAAGTGGAAAACGGAAAAGCCAAAATCAACAAAGAAATTAGGGTGATCCGATTGAATTAA